The genomic region TGCTTAACAAGAGCTGCGCCCTGTTCGTAGAGTCTCATGCTCTCTTCGAGGCTTGTGTTCCCGTCTTCGATCTTCTCAATGATGGTTTTTAAGTGTTCTATTTTTGTCTCATATGTTTCTGTCATAATCCACACGCTCCACGATCACCTGGCTGCTGCCATCAAGAAACCTGAGTTTCAGCCGGTCGTTCACGGCAAGTGTCCCTGCACTTTTCTGAAGTTTTCCCTCCAGCTCTGCCACACAATATCCCCGCGCCAGTACGGAGAGCGGGTTTGCTCCCTCAAGTGCGGTTTTCATCTCGGAGAGGATGAGGTGTTCGCGCTCGAGACGGGTCGTGCATGACCGCTCCAGCCTCTCTGCAAGATCGGCGGTATTCTGTTTGCGCTCACCGATCTTCCGCACGAGCCGCTGCGGGCGGAGCCTGTCCCGGAGTCCCTGCACTTCCTCCTTTGCCCAGGACACCCGTCCCTGCAGGGCCATAAGCAGCCTCGTGTTCTGGTCCCGCAGGTGGCGAAGGAGGACGTTCCGGTCCGGAACTGCCAGTTCTGCTGCAGCAGAGGGTGTCGGTGCCCGCA from uncultured Methanoregula sp. harbors:
- the xseB gene encoding exodeoxyribonuclease VII small subunit, whose amino-acid sequence is MTETYETKIEHLKTIIEKIEDGNTSLEESMRLYEQGAALVKQCESLLAEAELKITTLSRDA